The following are encoded in a window of Lacinutrix sp. WUR7 genomic DNA:
- the pheT gene encoding phenylalanine--tRNA ligase subunit beta, whose protein sequence is MKISYNWLKQFIKTDWTAEQTEELLTDLGLEVEGINAYESVKGGLKGIVVGEVLTCIQHPNADRLKITTVNIGAETPVQIVCGAPNVAAGQKVPVATIGSTLYTEEGEAWTIKKGKIRGEESHGMICAEDELGLGKSHDGIMVLAEDTVVGTLASALFNIENDQVFEIGLTPNRADAMSHYGTARDLKAGFLQKDINVELITPSVSAFHVDNRTLKIDVDVQNKELAPRYCGVTISGIKVSESPDWLKHRLKSIGLTPKNNVVDVTNYVLHELGQPLHAFDAAKIIGNKIEVKTVAAGTKFTTLDEVERELHEDDLMICDAEKPMCIAGVFGGIASGVTEHTTSIFLESAYFNPISIRKTAKRHALNTDASFRFERGIDPNITEYALKRAALLIIELAGGEITSDIIDAYPNKIEDFQVRLSFDNAEKLIGQEIPKETIKRILSSLDIKINNVTETGLGLTVPAYRNDVQREADIIEEILRVYGYNNIGFTNKLNASISNSSKFEDHKLQNIIGNQLASQGFYEMLANSLTTPEYIKLDEQLKEEHNIVMLNPLSNDLSVMRQSLLFSGLEALSYNINRKRSNVKFFEFGKTYHNFGENREEHKHLTLLVTGNRTAEAWNGLNKPSDFFYFKGTITSILERLGISRFKETPTKDAIFSEGLTLGLGKNKLVSFGLVKKNILKHFGINQEVLFADFNWDNIIEVAKHNKIKFKEIPKYPEVRRDFALLLDDAVSFESIHTIAKQTEKQLLKAVNLFDVYQGKNLPKGKKSYAVSFTIQDENKTLTDKQIDKIMNKLQANFEKQLGAELR, encoded by the coding sequence ATGAAAATATCATACAACTGGTTAAAACAGTTTATAAAAACCGATTGGACAGCAGAACAAACCGAAGAACTACTTACAGACTTAGGTTTAGAAGTAGAAGGAATTAATGCATACGAGTCTGTTAAAGGAGGATTAAAAGGTATTGTGGTTGGTGAAGTGCTAACATGTATACAACACCCAAATGCAGACAGATTAAAAATAACCACAGTGAATATTGGCGCCGAAACTCCTGTTCAAATAGTTTGTGGCGCACCTAATGTTGCTGCAGGACAAAAAGTACCTGTTGCTACTATTGGAAGTACTTTATATACCGAAGAAGGTGAAGCTTGGACGATTAAGAAAGGAAAGATTCGTGGCGAAGAAAGCCATGGAATGATTTGCGCAGAAGATGAACTAGGTTTAGGAAAATCGCACGATGGCATTATGGTTTTAGCCGAGGATACTGTTGTTGGTACGCTTGCTTCTGCTCTATTTAATATTGAAAACGATCAGGTTTTTGAAATCGGACTTACACCAAACCGAGCAGATGCCATGAGTCATTATGGAACTGCAAGAGATTTAAAAGCTGGCTTTTTACAAAAAGATATTAATGTAGAGTTAATTACGCCATCCGTTAGTGCTTTTCACGTAGATAACAGAACGCTAAAGATTGACGTAGATGTACAAAACAAAGAATTAGCACCAAGATACTGCGGAGTTACTATTTCTGGTATAAAAGTTTCAGAATCACCAGATTGGTTAAAACACCGATTAAAATCTATTGGTTTAACTCCGAAAAACAATGTTGTAGATGTTACCAATTATGTTTTACATGAACTTGGTCAACCACTTCACGCTTTTGATGCTGCCAAAATTATAGGAAATAAAATTGAAGTAAAAACCGTTGCTGCTGGAACAAAATTTACAACGCTTGACGAGGTAGAAAGAGAATTACACGAAGACGATTTAATGATTTGTGATGCAGAAAAGCCAATGTGTATTGCTGGTGTTTTTGGCGGAATTGCTTCTGGAGTTACAGAACACACCACAAGTATCTTTTTAGAAAGTGCATATTTTAATCCGATTAGTATTAGAAAAACGGCAAAACGTCACGCATTAAACACCGATGCTTCTTTTAGATTCGAAAGAGGTATTGATCCAAACATTACAGAATACGCCTTAAAACGTGCTGCTTTATTAATTATAGAGCTTGCTGGAGGAGAAATAACTAGTGATATTATTGATGCATACCCTAATAAAATAGAAGACTTCCAAGTCCGTTTAAGTTTTGATAATGCGGAAAAACTAATTGGTCAAGAAATACCAAAAGAAACTATTAAACGTATTTTAAGTTCTTTAGATATAAAAATAAATAATGTAACCGAAACGGGATTAGGTTTAACCGTTCCTGCATACCGAAATGATGTGCAACGCGAAGCAGATATCATCGAAGAAATTTTACGTGTTTATGGTTATAATAATATTGGTTTTACAAATAAGTTAAACGCCTCTATTTCTAACTCTTCAAAATTTGAAGATCATAAATTGCAAAATATTATTGGTAACCAATTAGCGTCCCAAGGTTTTTATGAAATGCTTGCTAACTCGCTAACTACTCCTGAATATATTAAATTAGACGAGCAGCTAAAAGAAGAACATAATATTGTAATGCTAAATCCTTTAAGTAACGATTTGTCGGTAATGAGACAATCGCTTTTATTTTCTGGCTTAGAAGCACTTTCTTATAATATTAATAGAAAACGTAGTAATGTTAAGTTTTTTGAATTCGGAAAGACCTACCATAACTTTGGCGAAAATCGTGAAGAACATAAGCATCTTACACTTTTAGTAACTGGAAATAGAACTGCTGAAGCCTGGAATGGTTTAAACAAACCTAGTGACTTCTTTTACTTTAAAGGAACAATCACAAGTATATTAGAACGTTTAGGTATTTCTAGATTTAAAGAAACACCAACTAAAGATGCTATTTTTAGCGAAGGATTAACTTTAGGTTTAGGAAAAAACAAACTAGTGAGCTTTGGTTTAGTAAAGAAAAATATTTTAAAGCATTTTGGAATTAACCAAGAAGTATTATTCGCAGATTTTAATTGGGATAATATTATTGAAGTTGCAAAACACAATAAAATTAAATTTAAAGAAATTCCGAAATACCCAGAAGTACGTAGAGATTTTGCTTTATTATTAGATGATGCTGTTTCTTTTGAGTCTATTCATACTATTGCGAAACAAACTGAAAAGCAGCTTTTAAAAGCCGTGAATTTGTTTGATGTCTATCAAGGTAAAAACTTACCAAAAGGTAAAAAGAGTTATGCGGTTAGTTTTACAATACAAGATGAAAACAAAACACTTACCGACAAGCAGATTGATAAGATTATGAATAAGCTACAAGCAAATTTTGAAAAACAGCTTGGCGCAGAGTTAAGATAA
- a CDS encoding DUF2007 domain-containing protein yields MEESNYIKIYTGNFIVTQLMVDKLEAVGITAIIKDESESGRLGGFGTFNQGTQELYVNKDELGTALPIVESVTAEMQE; encoded by the coding sequence ATGGAAGAGTCTAATTATATTAAAATCTACACAGGAAATTTTATTGTAACACAATTAATGGTTGATAAATTAGAAGCCGTTGGTATTACTGCTATTATTAAAGACGAATCGGAATCTGGTAGATTAGGTGGTTTTGGTACGTTTAACCAGGGCACACAAGAGCTATATGTTAATAAAGACGAACTAGGTACTGCTTTACCAATTGTAGAAAGCGTTACAGCAGAGATGCAGGAATAA
- the recG gene encoding ATP-dependent DNA helicase RecG, whose protein sequence is MSINLQTPIDYLKGVGPNRADLLRKELGIHTYQDLLNLFPNRYIDRTQFYKINQLQRNNADVQIVGKIIKFEEIAQKRGKRLVATFQDETGTMELVWFRGQKWIRESLQLNTPYVIFGKTNWFSGKFNMPHPDIELQKVHEENLRSSMQAIYPSTEKLSNKGITNRVMTKIMQQLFLESNGKFVETLPENIRTELKLVSKPEAIFNIHFPKTQELLSKAQFRLKFEELFYIQLQLILKNLIHKSKIKGFPFPTVGNYFNSFFKNHLPFELTNAQKRVLKEIRHDLGSNAQMNRLLQGDVGSGKTIVALMSMLIALDNGFQACLMAPTAILSVQHYNGLTESCKELNISIKLLTGSSNTSERKKIHEELENGELQILIGTHALLEDKVKFKNLGLAIIDEQHRFGVAQRSKLWKKNTSPPHILVMTATPIPRTLAMSVYGDLDISLIDELPAGRKAIKTVHRYDGNRLKVFRFIRDEIAKGRQVYIVYPLIQESEKMDYKDLMDGYESISRDFPMPEYQISIVHGKMKPADKDFEMQRFIKGETQIMVATTVIEVGVNVPNASVMIVESAERFGLAQLHQLRGRVGRGAEQSYCILMTSHKLSENSKKRIQTMVRTSDGFEIAEVDLQLRGPGDIMGTQQSGILNLKIADIVKDNDILQLARFHAKQVLSKDPSLASTLNQSILNTYRQMSKYRNIWNYIS, encoded by the coding sequence ATGAGTATAAACCTGCAAACCCCTATAGATTATTTAAAAGGTGTTGGACCAAATCGTGCTGATTTGCTTCGCAAGGAGTTAGGTATTCATACCTATCAAGATCTTCTTAATCTTTTTCCGAATAGATATATAGACAGAACACAGTTTTACAAAATCAACCAATTACAGCGTAACAATGCAGATGTTCAAATAGTTGGTAAGATTATAAAGTTTGAAGAAATTGCTCAAAAACGCGGCAAAAGACTCGTTGCAACCTTTCAAGACGAAACCGGAACGATGGAACTGGTTTGGTTTCGAGGACAAAAATGGATTCGAGAAAGCTTACAACTCAATACGCCCTATGTAATCTTCGGAAAAACCAACTGGTTTAGTGGCAAGTTTAATATGCCACATCCAGATATTGAGCTTCAAAAAGTACATGAAGAGAATTTACGTTCTTCGATGCAAGCCATTTATCCTTCTACCGAAAAACTTTCTAACAAGGGAATTACCAATCGTGTAATGACCAAAATCATGCAACAATTATTTTTAGAAAGTAATGGAAAATTCGTAGAAACCTTACCTGAAAATATTCGCACAGAACTAAAATTAGTTTCTAAACCAGAAGCTATTTTTAACATCCATTTTCCAAAGACACAAGAGCTACTTTCTAAGGCACAATTTAGGCTGAAATTCGAAGAATTATTCTACATACAATTACAATTAATTTTAAAAAACTTAATCCATAAATCGAAGATAAAAGGCTTTCCTTTTCCAACGGTTGGAAATTATTTTAATTCCTTTTTTAAGAACCATTTACCTTTCGAATTAACCAATGCACAAAAACGCGTTTTAAAAGAAATTCGTCACGATTTAGGAAGCAATGCACAAATGAATCGCCTTTTACAGGGAGATGTTGGCTCCGGAAAGACCATTGTAGCACTAATGTCAATGCTTATAGCGCTTGACAACGGTTTTCAAGCTTGCTTAATGGCGCCTACTGCTATTTTGTCAGTACAGCACTATAACGGATTAACTGAGTCGTGTAAAGAACTGAATATCAGCATTAAACTATTAACAGGTTCAAGTAATACTTCAGAAAGAAAGAAAATCCACGAGGAGCTAGAAAATGGCGAATTACAGATCTTAATAGGTACACATGCGCTGTTGGAAGACAAAGTAAAATTCAAGAATTTAGGACTTGCAATCATCGATGAGCAGCATCGATTTGGGGTTGCACAAAGAAGTAAATTATGGAAGAAAAACACCTCTCCTCCGCACATTTTGGTAATGACCGCAACACCAATTCCTAGAACATTAGCCATGTCTGTTTATGGTGATTTAGACATCTCTTTAATTGATGAATTACCAGCAGGAAGAAAGGCTATAAAAACGGTCCACAGATACGATGGAAATCGGCTAAAAGTTTTCCGTTTTATTCGTGATGAAATTGCAAAAGGAAGACAAGTTTATATCGTCTATCCTTTAATTCAAGAAAGCGAAAAAATGGACTATAAAGATTTAATGGATGGCTATGAAAGTATCTCTAGAGATTTCCCAATGCCAGAATATCAAATCTCTATTGTACATGGAAAAATGAAACCTGCAGACAAAGATTTTGAAATGCAACGTTTTATTAAAGGTGAAACGCAAATCATGGTTGCCACTACAGTAATTGAAGTTGGTGTTAATGTACCAAATGCATCTGTTATGATTGTAGAAAGTGCAGAACGCTTCGGTTTAGCACAATTACACCAATTACGTGGTCGTGTTGGTCGTGGTGCAGAACAAAGTTACTGTATACTTATGACCAGCCATAAACTCTCCGAAAACAGCAAAAAAAGAATACAAACCATGGTTAGAACCAGTGATGGTTTCGAGATTGCCGAAGTAGATTTACAACTACGTGGTCCTGGAGATATCATGGGAACGCAGCAAAGTGGTATTTTAAACCTTAAAATTGCCGATATTGTTAAAGATAACGACATATTACAATTGGCGCGCTTTCATGCCAAACAAGTGCTTAGTAAAGACCCTTCTTTAGCATCCACACTAAACCAAAGTATTTTAAATACCTACAGACAAATGAGTAAGTATCGAAATATTTGGAATTACATATCCTAA
- a CDS encoding ABC-F family ATP-binding cassette domain-containing protein, translated as MLSVSNLSVQFGKRILFDEVNTTFNNGNCYGIIGANGAGKSTFLKIIAGKQDPTSGHVHLEAGKRMSVLEQDHNLHDEDTVLETVLKGNKPLYKIKAEIDALYADYTDANAEKIGELQVKFEEMNGWNAESDAATMLSNLGIKEDAHYTLMKDLDGKQKVRVLLAQALFGNPDVLIMDEPTNDLDYETISWLENFLANYDSCVIVVSHDRHFLDSVCTHISDIDFGKINHFSGNYTFWYESSQLAARQHAQQNKKAEDKKKELEEFIRRFSANVAKSKQATSRKKMIDKLNIEDIRRSSRRYPALIFEREREAGDQILNIEGLAASIEGETLFKDIDLNLNKGDKVVIFSRDSRATTAFYEILNNKEQPDAGKFAWGVTTTQSYLPLDNSEFFKNDLSLVDWLRQWATTEEEREEVYIRGFLGKMIFSGEEALKKSNVLSGGEKVRCMLSRMMMVRANVLQLDEPTNHLDLESITAFNNSLKNFKGTVLFSTHDHEFAQSLANRVIELTPNGVIDRHTTFDEYMQDSKIKELRDKMYTV; from the coding sequence ATGTTATCAGTTTCTAATCTTTCCGTTCAATTTGGAAAACGAATTCTTTTTGATGAAGTAAATACAACCTTTAATAACGGGAATTGCTATGGTATTATTGGTGCCAATGGAGCAGGAAAATCTACTTTCTTAAAAATTATTGCTGGAAAGCAAGATCCAACTTCTGGACATGTTCATTTAGAAGCAGGGAAGCGTATGTCTGTTTTAGAACAGGATCACAACTTGCATGATGAAGACACTGTTTTAGAAACAGTTTTAAAAGGAAATAAACCTTTATATAAAATTAAAGCAGAAATAGATGCTCTTTATGCAGACTATACCGATGCTAATGCCGAAAAAATTGGAGAGCTTCAAGTAAAGTTTGAAGAAATGAATGGTTGGAATGCAGAAAGCGATGCCGCTACCATGCTTTCTAATTTAGGTATTAAAGAAGATGCGCATTATACCTTAATGAAAGATTTGGATGGTAAACAAAAAGTACGTGTTTTATTAGCACAAGCTTTGTTTGGTAATCCAGATGTGTTAATTATGGATGAGCCTACCAATGATTTGGATTACGAAACTATTTCTTGGTTAGAAAATTTTCTTGCAAATTATGATAGTTGTGTCATTGTAGTATCGCATGATAGACACTTTTTAGATTCGGTTTGTACACATATTTCAGATATTGATTTCGGAAAAATTAATCACTTCTCTGGTAACTATACCTTTTGGTATGAATCTTCGCAATTAGCAGCGAGACAACATGCACAACAAAACAAGAAAGCGGAAGATAAAAAGAAAGAATTAGAAGAATTTATTCGTCGTTTCTCTGCAAACGTTGCAAAATCTAAACAAGCAACAAGTAGAAAGAAAATGATTGATAAGTTAAACATTGAAGATATTAGACGTTCTAGTCGTCGTTATCCAGCACTTATTTTTGAAAGAGAAAGAGAAGCAGGAGATCAAATACTAAATATTGAAGGATTAGCAGCTTCTATTGAAGGAGAAACACTTTTTAAAGACATAGATTTAAATTTAAATAAAGGAGATAAAGTGGTTATTTTCTCTAGAGATTCTAGAGCAACAACAGCATTCTACGAAATTTTAAATAACAAAGAACAACCAGATGCAGGAAAATTTGCTTGGGGAGTTACAACTACGCAATCTTATTTACCATTAGATAATAGTGAATTTTTCAAAAATGATTTATCTCTAGTAGATTGGTTACGTCAATGGGCAACTACAGAAGAAGAAAGAGAAGAAGTTTATATTAGAGGCTTTTTAGGAAAAATGATCTTTAGTGGTGAAGAAGCACTAAAAAAATCGAATGTACTTTCTGGAGGAGAAAAAGTACGTTGTATGTTATCTAGAATGATGATGGTAAGAGCTAATGTTTTACAATTAGACGAACCAACAAATCACTTGGATTTAGAAAGTATTACAGCGTTTAACAATTCGCTTAAAAACTTTAAAGGTACGGTCTTGTTTTCTACACATGATCATGAGTTTGCGCAATCATTAGCAAATAGAGTTATAGAGCTTACACCAAATGGTGTAATAGATAGACATACTACTTTTGATGAGTACATGCAAGATTCTAAAATTAAAGAATTACGTGATAAAATGTATACCGTTTAA
- a CDS encoding M1 family metallopeptidase, which yields MIVIQRAMKRILFLFLILFSLVVKAQQTDFVDFKKVDAVVFFNQIRIDSTLYDSYEARFDILKKTDSIYLDAVHMKFKNIALNGKKIKYKNDGKKLIIYKKFKPSEDNKLQFLFFASPKKAMYFVGWEDEARNQIWTQGQGKNTSHWLPSIDDMNDKIEFDLTFAAPKGYEVISNGNLVLENESSDYVLWKYDMEKPMSSYLAALVVGKYAKKVEISKSGIPLEMYYYPEDLLKVEPTYRYSKEMFDFLEEEIGFAYPWQNYKQVPVHDFLYAGMENTSCTIFSDAFMIDEIAFVDKNYVNVNAHELAHQWFGDLVTETSGTHHWLQEGFATYYALLAERHVFGDDYYYFKLYEYAQELAAQDRLGTSTEVMNAKASSLTFYKKGAIVLHMLHEKVGDIAFKTAVKSYLEKYAFQNVETDNFIDEVAQASDQDLSAFVAKWLQDKTFYYEEVEASLQRQSAFIAEYLMVDCEAANAKCDYYLTSGISDEAKSKIISQVPGKITSEVFKNSIKVRQAIAQSVVEIPSELKKDYESLLEDQSYVTIETALYNLWTNFPKERSVYLDKTKRIIGMPNKNVRLLWLALSLVTPDYAVDEKKAHLTELIRYTSPAYNYEIRMQAFSFLESLEIRNEVIVNHYKQAAQHHNWRLKKFAKAFFEKHKESLKITN from the coding sequence ATGATTGTAATTCAAAGAGCTATGAAGCGTATTTTGTTTTTATTCCTAATCCTGTTTTCTCTTGTTGTAAAAGCGCAACAGACAGATTTTGTGGATTTTAAAAAGGTAGATGCTGTGGTATTTTTTAATCAGATTCGAATAGATAGTACGCTTTATGATTCTTATGAAGCGCGCTTCGATATCCTAAAAAAAACAGATTCTATTTATTTAGACGCTGTGCATATGAAGTTTAAGAATATTGCTTTAAACGGAAAGAAAATCAAATACAAGAACGATGGTAAAAAGCTGATTATCTATAAGAAATTCAAGCCTTCCGAAGATAATAAACTGCAATTCTTATTTTTCGCTTCCCCTAAAAAAGCCATGTATTTTGTGGGCTGGGAGGATGAAGCGCGAAACCAAATCTGGACGCAAGGACAAGGGAAAAACACAAGTCATTGGTTACCAAGTATAGATGATATGAACGATAAAATAGAGTTTGATCTTACTTTTGCTGCTCCAAAAGGCTATGAAGTGATTTCTAACGGAAATTTGGTGTTAGAAAATGAGAGTTCCGATTATGTGCTCTGGAAATACGACATGGAAAAACCAATGTCTAGCTATTTGGCAGCATTGGTGGTTGGTAAGTATGCTAAAAAAGTGGAGATATCAAAAAGCGGTATTCCTTTGGAGATGTATTATTACCCGGAAGATTTGTTAAAAGTCGAACCAACATATAGGTATTCTAAAGAGATGTTCGATTTTTTGGAAGAAGAAATAGGGTTTGCTTATCCGTGGCAGAATTACAAACAGGTTCCTGTGCATGATTTCTTGTATGCAGGCATGGAAAATACGAGTTGTACTATTTTTTCGGATGCTTTTATGATTGACGAAATCGCCTTTGTAGATAAGAACTACGTAAATGTAAATGCTCACGAGCTTGCACATCAGTGGTTTGGCGATTTGGTAACCGAAACTTCGGGAACGCACCATTGGCTTCAAGAAGGTTTTGCGACGTATTACGCATTACTTGCAGAGCGACACGTTTTTGGGGATGACTATTACTATTTTAAATTATATGAATACGCACAAGAATTAGCAGCACAAGATCGATTAGGGACAAGTACCGAAGTTATGAATGCGAAAGCGAGTAGCTTAACGTTTTATAAGAAAGGAGCAATCGTTTTGCATATGTTGCATGAAAAAGTTGGGGATATCGCTTTTAAAACGGCAGTTAAGAGTTATTTAGAGAAGTATGCATTTCAAAATGTGGAGACAGATAATTTTATAGATGAAGTTGCGCAAGCAAGCGATCAAGATTTAAGTGCTTTTGTTGCTAAATGGTTACAAGACAAAACCTTTTACTATGAGGAAGTAGAAGCTTCTTTGCAAAGACAGTCTGCATTTATTGCTGAATACTTAATGGTAGATTGTGAAGCGGCTAATGCGAAGTGTGATTATTACTTGACTTCAGGGATTTCGGACGAAGCAAAAAGCAAGATAATTTCTCAGGTGCCAGGAAAAATTACTTCCGAAGTATTTAAAAATAGTATTAAGGTAAGGCAAGCAATAGCGCAAAGTGTAGTAGAAATACCTTCCGAGTTAAAGAAAGATTATGAATCGCTTTTAGAAGATCAATCCTATGTAACTATAGAAACTGCATTATATAATCTTTGGACTAATTTTCCGAAAGAAAGAAGTGTGTATTTAGATAAAACAAAGCGTATTATTGGTATGCCTAATAAAAACGTTAGATTGCTTTGGTTAGCCTTATCTTTGGTGACTCCAGATTATGCTGTTGACGAAAAGAAAGCGCATTTAACGGAGTTAATTAGATATACCTCACCAGCATATAATTATGAAATAAGAATGCAAGCGTTTTCTTTTTTAGAATCTTTAGAGATTAGAAATGAGGTGATTGTAAATCATTATAAGCAAGCGGCACAACATCATAACTGGCGATTAAAAAAGTTTGCTAAAGCTTTTTTTGAAAAGCATAAAGAAAGTTTAAAAATAACTAACTAA
- a CDS encoding cold-shock protein: MSKGTVKFFNDSKGFGFIVEDDNNKEHFVHISGLIDEIREGDAVEFELTEGKKGLNAINVKVID; encoded by the coding sequence ATGAGTAAAGGAACAGTAAAATTTTTCAATGATTCTAAAGGATTTGGATTTATTGTAGAAGACGACAACAACAAAGAGCATTTTGTACACATTTCTGGTTTAATCGATGAGATTAGAGAAGGAGACGCTGTAGAATTTGAACTTACAGAAGGAAAAAAAGGATTAAACGCAATAAACGTTAAAGTAATAGACTAA
- a CDS encoding winged helix-turn-helix transcriptional regulator, with product MLLYFNNGIIKTLIIWHRQQKNRLAHSYAIESQYKFDLKCFTVVSKNIDTRLFEAIIGVSNKMFTQTVGELEKDSLIPRKVYPVVSLKLEYTLSTPGESLESVL from the coding sequence ATGCTTCTGTATTTTAATAATGGTATAATAAAAACGCTAATTATTTGGCATAGACAACAGAAGAATAGGTTAGCTCATAGCTATGCCATCGAAAGTCAGTACAAATTTGATTTGAAATGTTTTACGGTCGTTTCCAAAAACATCGATACACGTTTATTTGAAGCGATTATAGGTGTTTCGAATAAGATGTTCACGCAAACTGTTGGAGAATTAGAGAAAGACAGTTTGATTCCTAGAAAAGTATATCCCGTAGTTTCTCTTAAACTAGAGTACACGCTAAGTACTCCTGGTGAATCTTTGGAAAGCGTGTTATGA
- a CDS encoding PLP-dependent transferase, whose product MKANTMLNYIKNVIENMPTDWLNLTTHRLDIYDEKLAKVQFTEQLENLFNKNDFTPSALKELPTAYDYIRLGHPLSCVLEWTLANLQDQKSENVISFSSKTMPVLAILRKNLLENKNTQIAYTGELPACFDAETLRNIYGYTFELKQVEKIADIPKCNGTSIFLSQEDKINAIDSNPNVDFFIHLHGHLGSVLIVNGTQNENYVSDIQHVRRRESIAMTPANCLTALKALIEQSSITNKQRDTASKTSVLESVTAITATQTKPLVASSGLSIQYAILMGLIHDALENHKGKAIKIVVPPNCYGGTNDQARRVAACMDNVEIVDLLVDGDNDMVQSIDSVLTEIANQDAIPYIIAEIPTNPRVEVPDLIQLKEVLSRERKTATGAIAIDPVFILDQTFCPNVHFLGKEDILSSVRTISFASGSKFPSGGKCTAGYCVGNQKTIALMEKIEMHLALCDNEATNLQYEILAKQLPSMNQRIIDAYTNTREFVNFIQDTLPGAKINFVSEELAEQGFTPSVFSLDLPTKGNTDAERETYKRALNLKLIHLMITEIPNESKFCVSYGQLKGCYWTIPATSTQGTTKEGDKDYIVRASLSPNLDLELHKKVFKQFVASI is encoded by the coding sequence ATGAAAGCAAATACAATGCTAAACTATATAAAGAACGTAATAGAAAACATGCCAACAGACTGGCTAAACCTAACAACGCATCGATTAGATATTTATGATGAAAAGTTAGCGAAAGTTCAGTTTACAGAACAGTTGGAAAACTTATTTAACAAGAATGATTTCACTCCTTCCGCATTAAAGGAATTACCAACTGCTTATGATTATATTCGATTAGGCCATCCTTTATCTTGCGTACTAGAATGGACACTTGCAAACTTGCAGGATCAAAAATCAGAAAATGTAATCAGTTTTTCCTCGAAGACTATGCCTGTTTTGGCTATTCTAAGAAAAAACTTATTAGAAAATAAAAACACACAAATCGCTTATACAGGAGAATTACCGGCATGTTTTGATGCAGAAACACTGAGAAACATTTATGGCTATACCTTCGAATTAAAGCAAGTTGAAAAGATAGCAGATATTCCTAAATGTAACGGAACTAGTATTTTCCTTTCTCAAGAGGATAAAATCAACGCTATAGATAGTAATCCTAATGTGGATTTTTTCATTCATTTACATGGACATTTAGGAAGTGTGCTAATAGTTAACGGCACGCAAAATGAAAATTATGTTTCCGATATTCAACATGTACGTCGTAGAGAATCCATCGCAATGACGCCTGCTAATTGTCTTACTGCTTTAAAAGCATTAATAGAGCAATCTTCTATCACAAACAAGCAAAGAGACACTGCAAGTAAAACAAGTGTCTTAGAATCTGTTACAGCAATTACAGCGACACAAACAAAACCTTTAGTGGCTTCTAGCGGATTATCTATTCAGTATGCCATTTTAATGGGATTAATTCACGATGCCTTAGAAAATCACAAAGGAAAAGCGATTAAAATTGTAGTTCCTCCAAATTGTTATGGTGGTACCAATGACCAAGCGAGACGTGTTGCTGCCTGTATGGATAATGTAGAAATAGTAGATCTTCTAGTAGACGGTGATAATGATATGGTGCAAAGTATTGATAGCGTTTTAACCGAAATTGCAAATCAAGATGCGATACCTTATATCATTGCCGAAATACCAACAAACCCAAGAGTAGAAGTTCCTGATCTTATTCAATTAAAAGAAGTTTTAAGTAGAGAACGTAAAACGGCGACTGGTGCAATTGCTATCGACCCTGTTTTTATTTTAGACCAAACATTTTGTCCGAATGTACACTTTTTAGGAAAAGAGGATATTCTATCAAGCGTTAGAACCATTTCTTTTGCTAGTGGCTCTAAATTCCCAAGTGGCGGGAAATGTACAGCTGGTTATTGCGTAGGAAATCAAAAAACCATTGCTTTAATGGAAAAAATTGAAATGCATTTAGCTCTTTGTGATAACGAAGCTACCAATCTTCAATATGAAATATTAGCAAAGCAACTGCCTTCTATGAATCAGAGAATTATAGACGCATATACCAATACTCGTGAATTTGTAAACTTTATTCAGGATACTTTACCAGGAGCAAAAATCAATTTTGTATCGGAAGAGTTAGCAGAACAAGGCTTCACCCCTTCTGTGTTCTCTTTAGACCTTCCAACAAAAGGAAATACAGATGCAGAAAGAGAAACATACAAAAGAGCACTTAATCTTAAATTAATTCATTTAATGATTACAGAAATTCCTAATGAGAGTAAGTTTTGTGTGAGTTACGGACAATTAAAAGGTTGTTACTGGACCATTCCAGCAACGTCAACACAAGGAACTACTAAAGAAGGCGATAAAGATTATATTGTTCGCGCTTCCCTTTCGCCAAATCTAGACTTAGAGCTTCACAAAAAAGTGTTTAAGCAATTTGTAGCAAGTATATAA